CCCTGATATTCTCGCGGCTGACCGAGGCGGCGAAGGCCTTCTCTTTCATCCTCTTCGTTATTGACTTCGCTTTGACACTCGCCAGCAACTTATCAGGGTAAACCATGGCGGTGGCCACGACGAGGCCCGTGATCGTCTCCCCCGCGGCCAGGGCATGCTGGAACTCCGTATCCCTCTTTGCGCCTTTCGCCATTTCATTGTGGGCCACTATCGCGCCGACCACTTCAGGGTCCACCCCGAGCTCGTTCAGTATGCGCCCGGCTTGAAGACCATGGACGCTGAGATCGCCCCCCACAAGTTCTATATCCAGATCGTGGAGAAGTCCCGCCATTGCCCATTTCTCTTCATCCCTGCCCAGCCTTCGCGCCAGAGCCCGCATAACCGCGGCAGCAGCATAACAATGATTAACCATTCTTTCGTTCTTCACATACTGATGAAGCAAGGAAACGATGTCATCCTGTGAAAGGGACATATCCTCTCTCCTTTCTCTCAATGAATATTTACCAGCCCATTCCCCTTGACCTCAAGATATTCTGAGATTCCACGTGTCCAAGGCGGGCCGCGGTTCTATAGTTCTCAAAGGCTTTTTCAGTATCGCCCAGGCTCATGGAGGCATTCCCCCGGTGAAAGAAGGCATTCCCATTGGTGGGATCGAGTTGACATGCCATAGTATAGTCATCAAGGGCCAATCTGTAACTGCCCATAATTTCATGGAGAAGGCCGCGATCGAGCAGCGCACCCGCGTCTTTCGGCAGGAGAATGACGGCGGCATTAAAATCGTCGAGGGCCTTATCAAAGCGTCCCAGTTCCTCCCAGGCCGTGGCACGGCCGAGATAAGCCATGGCGTTGCCCGAATTGAGGTTTATGGCGTGAGTGTAGACATCGATTGCTTTATAGTAATCGCCCGATACGAGATAGTACTCGCCGTCCCTGGTCATATTGATCACGGGGTCGCAGCCCAAAAGGGCAAGGGCCAGAAAGAGGGTGCAGAGAAAAGGTATTAGTGGTTTTGCGTATGCGCGCGTATCGGATACCATGGATCCTCCCGTTCGTTCATTTGACTGATATTATCATACTATCAGGACCTTTCCCACAGGTTTTGTCCTCTAAGACAACCGGTTCCCTCCTCCGAACGCCGCGTCTTCGGCCACATATTACGGAGTGAAAAGGGTCCCGCCTTCGCGAGACCCCGGGGCCCCCTGTTCATCGATACTATTTGCGGATAAGTATCAGCCTTTATATATTTTTACCGCCTCGTCGACACTTGCATCCTCAACGGTAATTGCATATACCGCATTACACATGCGGACCGCCTCATCGAGAGACTTCTGGTGAATATTTCTTCCCGTGGCGTTTCCCGCCGCGCCGCTCACATGGATCTGGTCGTAGAGTTGACCGAGGAACTTCTCCGCGGATTCACTTCCACCGCCCGCGCAGACCACCCTGGTCCTTCCGGCTGCGAGAATCGCCTCTTTGAAAATCTCACGGGACTCCTCTCCTGCCTTTGTGGGATAATTTACTTTGGCAAAATCGGTGCCGAGGCATGCGGCCGCTCCCGCTGCACCCGCTATCAAGTGAGGGTCTTTCTCGTCCTTTACCGCTTTACCGCGGGGATACATCCACAGGACGGTGACAAGACCGTTCAGATGGGCGTAATAGACGAGCTGGGCGGCCTGCACCAGGAGATCGCTTTCATATTCGCTGCCGAGGTAAACGGTAAACCCCACCCCGAGAATATTGAGGCCGCTGTTCTCCTTGAATTCGACCACCTGCTCCACGTCAAACCACTGGTGGCTCACGGGGTCATCCTGGGCCGTAGGCACCAGGGGGGTCTTGGAGTTCACCTTCACCAGATAGGGCACATCTCGATAATCCATACCAAACCTTGCGATAAGGCCGAGCTGGGCTGCGAATACGCCGATTTTCGATTGAGCGGCAATTTTAAAAAGGTGTTCCGGTCCGTTATCATCGGGATGGATCCCTTTTCCATAGAAATCATCATTCAGGTGCTCCATCTTCTGGTCTCCCGCAAAGAGCATCAATCTTCCGCTCGACCTTGTGATCGCCAAATAGTTCTCGATATAGGTATCGCGCATTACCCTCGGCACGTCCAAGGGCACCATTATGTTATCTCTGGTAATAACGGGCATCTTCTCCTCCCTTTCTTAAATTTATTTCACCAGTTTACGGCATGAGATGGATAATTTGCAAGAATTCTGTTTTACAGTGAATGGAGATTCGAGCTTTCAGGCGTCCCGCTGCCTCTGGAGGAAACGGTGGGCCTGGAGCGCCGCTTTCGCGCCTTCACCCGCAGCGACGACGATTTGCTTCTCAGGGACGTTCGTCACGTCCCCCGCCGCAAAAAGTCCCGGAATTATGGTTTCATTCGCACAGCTCACTTCGATCTCGCCCAAGCTATTCAGGGGAACCAGGTCCCCTATCAGGCCTGAGTTAGGGGAGAGGCCGATCTCCACAAATACCCCTTCCACTTCAAGGGTTACTTCCCTGTTCTTAATTAGATCCCGGACCACGAGACCGCCTACCAACTCTTCCCCGATAATACTCAAAGTCTCATGTCCCGTAAGGATGGTAGTGTTCGGAGAATCTCCCAGTTTCTTCACCAGCACGTGGTCAGCAGTCAATACGGTGAGGGAGATGAGATATACATGTTTTGCCACTTTCACAAGGTCCAGGGCGGCCCCTACCGCGGAGTTGCCCCCGCCGACCACCGCCACGTCGCGGCCTCGAAAAAATGGCGCATCACAGGTGGCGCAATAGCTTACACCCCGTCCTATCAGACTTTTCTCGCCCGGCACGTTGAGGGTCCGTGGACTCTTGCCCGTTGCCGCAATTATAGTGAGGCCTTCATAGGATATCTCTCCTTCGGTTGCGAGTGTAAATATCCCCTTATGAAGGGAGATGGCCCTGGCGGTTTCCCCCACCCTTACATCAATCGGAAATTGCCGCGCCTGGTCCAGAAATTTCCGCATCAGTTCCGGTCCTTCTATAAACTGGTAACCCATGTAATTTTCGACGCCAAGGGTCCAGTTCGGCTGACCGCCCATATCTTTGCTCACAAGGAGAGTCCTCCGTTGTTTTCTGGCGGAATAGACCGCAGCCGTAAGGCCGGCGGGACCTGCTCCCGCGATGATGACATCATACATGGGACTCTCCATCGGCAGTCAATAGGGTCAGGGGCTTGTTTCTCGCGTGTGACCGGAAAAGTCACGTCCTTACTGCCCCCAATACCCGATTATCAGCACCAGCCCTGTTATTGTCAATAATTAGCGTAAGGTAATAGGGTCCGGCTCTTTATTTTCTCCACATTCGGTTGATCTGAGGTTACACTAGGGAAGCCATTTCTTGGCAAAATGTATACTAGGGAGAATCTGATGGGATTCCGTCTCAGACCGGCTGTCCTGGCCCTCATTATTCTTTTATTTTTTTCATCTCTCGCAGCCGCCGCAGGCCAACATGGGAACCGTTTCAGAAACGTGATCATAATGGTGCCCGATGGGTGCAGCCCGGCTCAGGTTACCGTTGCACGATGGTATAAAGGCGCTCCCCTCGCCCTCGATCGGATGTATCTCGGGGGCGTGCGAACCTATGGCGCGAACTCCCTGATCACCGATTCCGCCCCGGCCGCCACTGCCTTTGCCACAGGACATAAGACTGCCGATAAATTTATCGGAATTCTTCCCGATTCGGTAACCACACCGGGCGCCGCACCCATACCGGAGGAGCGGAGGTATAAGCCGGTGCCAAGCGTCCTCGAAGGGGCAAAGCTTATAGGGAAGTCGGTAGGTCTCGTGGCCACGTCGAATATTCAGCATGCCACCCCGGCGGCCTTTTCCGCTCACTGGCCGGATCGGAATAATTATAACGAAATCGGGAAGCATCAGGTATATCAAGGCATGGATGTGGTACTGGGCGGCGGGAAACAATACCTTGTACCGAAGGAAAAGGGCGGTGCCCGGACGGACGGAGAGGATCTGACTGAAGTGCTCAGGGCAAAGGGCTATCTCATTGTCCACACGAGAGAAGAGCTGGAAAAGGCAAGGGGCAACAGGGTCTGGGGGGCCTTTGCCGATGACGCCATGGCAAATGAGTTCGATCGCCCCCATTTGAGGCCGGAGGAGCCTGCCCTCGCCGAAATGACCAAAAAGGCGCTTACGATCCTCTCGAAGAACAAGAAGGGTTTCTTTCTTATGGTGGAAGGGAGTAAAGTCGACTGGGCAGCCCATGCGAATGATCCCATCGGCGTGGTCAGCGAGGTCCTCGCCTTTGACGAAGCCGTAAAGGTGGCCCTCGATTTCGCGAAGAAGGATGGCAAGACCCTCGTCCTTGCCTTCGCGGACCATGGCACGGGCGGCATGTCCCTTGGAAGCGACGGGGTGAATAAGAGCTACTCCACCCTCCCCTTCGAAAAAGTATTCGGTCCTCTGAAAAAAGCCGTTCTTACCGCTGAAGGAGTGGAGCAGAAGTTGGAAAAGGACGGCTCGGAAGAAAAGATCCGGAACATAGTAGGCGAATTTTATGGGATTAAGGATTTAACCGCCGGCGAGATAAAAACCCTGCGCAATGCGTCACAAGGTCCCCGCCGGGCTTTGGGTCCCATGATGAGCGCGAGATCGGGAATCGGCTGGACCACGAAAGGTCACACGGGCGAGGACGTGTTCCTTTACCATTACGGGCTTAACCGTCCTTTGGGTTTGATCGAGAACACCGAGATCGCCGGAATGACCGCCAAGGCACTTGGATTCGATTTGAGCATGGTGGAGAGCCGTCTATTCGTCCCCGCCCGTGAGGTTTTCAGTGCTCCGGGCGTCATCTTCTCATTGGAAGGGGCCGGGACGGGCAAGGCTGTACTCACGGTGCGAAAGGGGGAGGCCCGTGCCGATTTTCCCCTTGGGACCAATCTGATGTATATTAAATCTCAGGGAAAAACATATGAGATGGAGGGCATCTCAGTGCTCGCGCCCCACACAGGTAAGATTTATCTGCCAGGGGAAAGTGCAAGACTGTTGGAACGTTCAATCAAAAATATTCCCGTTGGCAGGTGAGGCAAAGCGGCTAATGGCGCCTCCAGGCGATCCAGGCAGGAAATCCGTTTTCATCCCGAAGTCTCATAATATTGTCGCCTTTTATTAATTCCGAGGCTATCAGGGCTGGTTGAGCGCGAAAAAAAACTTTTGAGCCTTTTACCTCAACCTGGTCTTTTGGGTGAATCATCAGGTCCTGATTTTCAATGAACCACTCCGGCCCCAGGTGGACGTCCATCACATCGATGCCGACCCTCACCAGAATACGCACCCCCGCCGACATGCCCCTGCCGGGGATAAACCTCTGAACAGCCGTCACCATGCCCCGCACGGTTTCCACTGTCTTTACATTGTAGAGCCGCACATAAGGCGCCTCAGCGCCCCACCCGCGGCTGCCTGTCCAGTTTTTGAGCCTGGGCGCGGCGACTCCCTGCGAGACAGACAGGAAGACTGCGGGTAATAGCAATCCGAGAATGATAATCAGCCGTTTCATGGTCCCCCCTGAGTGACCGGTTCCCCGAAGCAGAGGAACCTTGAGTAGATTAGATGGTAAGGAAGCCGAGGGAATTCCGCGCCCTCTCATATATGGACGTCTATTTATATACCTTCGGATGCGCTGTCGTCAACTCTTGTCCCGGGCCGTCGGCTTCGATCAATTATAGAGAAGGAAACTATTGAATCCGCCCGGTAAAAAGAATAGTATATCTTGCACTACCTGCGGCCATTCCGCTGCAAGAACCTTACATTCAGCGAGACAGTCAGGATCAGAAACAATGGGTTTATTGACGAAGATAAAGAAACCTCTTTCCCGCACCGCCCTCACGGTCCTGGGCATTTTTTTAAGCCCTGCCTTTCTTGCGGTCTTCCTCGCCGTCAACGTTTCAGCCGCGCCGTCTCCAATAAAAGAACTGTCTCCCCTTATTGACGAGCTGGGCAGACGGTGTGCCGCATACGGCTGGAATGACATTAAAATAGAGGATATCCCATGGCAGTCATACCGGACAAGCCACCTCAAGAGGCCGATGATCTTTGCCCGGTTCGGCGATTCCCCCTCCGACTGCACCCTCTTTCTCGGAGGGATCCACGGAGATGAGATCCCCACCGTATACATCATGCTGAAACTTTCCCACTATATCGAGAGCAACC
This genomic interval from Syntrophorhabdaceae bacterium contains the following:
- a CDS encoding HDIG domain-containing protein, translating into MSLSQDDIVSLLHQYVKNERMVNHCYAAAAVMRALARRLGRDEEKWAMAGLLHDLDIELVGGDLSVHGLQAGRILNELGVDPEVVGAIVAHNEMAKGAKRDTEFQHALAAGETITGLVVATAMVYPDKLLASVKAKSITKRMKEKAFAASVSRENIRECEMIGIPLDEFVDLSLTAMKEISDKLGL
- a CDS encoding tetratricopeptide repeat protein; protein product: MVSDTRAYAKPLIPFLCTLFLALALLGCDPVINMTRDGEYYLVSGDYYKAIDVYTHAINLNSGNAMAYLGRATAWEELGRFDKALDDFNAAVILLPKDAGALLDRGLLHEIMGSYRLALDDYTMACQLDPTNGNAFFHRGNASMSLGDTEKAFENYRTAARLGHVESQNILRSRGMGW
- a CDS encoding FAD-dependent oxidoreductase, which translates into the protein MYDVIIAGAGPAGLTAAVYSARKQRRTLLVSKDMGGQPNWTLGVENYMGYQFIEGPELMRKFLDQARQFPIDVRVGETARAISLHKGIFTLATEGEISYEGLTIIAATGKSPRTLNVPGEKSLIGRGVSYCATCDAPFFRGRDVAVVGGGNSAVGAALDLVKVAKHVYLISLTVLTADHVLVKKLGDSPNTTILTGHETLSIIGEELVGGLVVRDLIKNREVTLEVEGVFVEIGLSPNSGLIGDLVPLNSLGEIEVSCANETIIPGLFAAGDVTNVPEKQIVVAAGEGAKAALQAHRFLQRQRDA
- a CDS encoding alkaline phosphatase, which encodes MGFRLRPAVLALIILLFFSSLAAAAGQHGNRFRNVIIMVPDGCSPAQVTVARWYKGAPLALDRMYLGGVRTYGANSLITDSAPAATAFATGHKTADKFIGILPDSVTTPGAAPIPEERRYKPVPSVLEGAKLIGKSVGLVATSNIQHATPAAFSAHWPDRNNYNEIGKHQVYQGMDVVLGGGKQYLVPKEKGGARTDGEDLTEVLRAKGYLIVHTREELEKARGNRVWGAFADDAMANEFDRPHLRPEEPALAEMTKKALTILSKNKKGFFLMVEGSKVDWAAHANDPIGVVSEVLAFDEAVKVALDFAKKDGKTLVLAFADHGTGGMSLGSDGVNKSYSTLPFEKVFGPLKKAVLTAEGVEQKLEKDGSEEKIRNIVGEFYGIKDLTAGEIKTLRNASQGPRRALGPMMSARSGIGWTTKGHTGEDVFLYHYGLNRPLGLIENTEIAGMTAKALGFDLSMVESRLFVPAREVFSAPGVIFSLEGAGTGKAVLTVRKGEARADFPLGTNLMYIKSQGKTYEMEGISVLAPHTGKIYLPGESARLLERSIKNIPVGR